Proteins from one Marinobacter alexandrii genomic window:
- a CDS encoding DUF2975 domain-containing protein codes for MKNNLLKLSIAVARFILVLDIFLAVLLVFFMIAWQIDVSIFDSIKMVNDSSVFKFQTSPSAEGIPLSDYGNFYFYFTCLKALIITGIIYLVLKIAIRIVRSISSIETFRIENVKSFRKMGKLFLLWFGIGLVSIKEIESSMRLITELNLQYAIWALICFILAEIFSEGNKLQEDHKLTI; via the coding sequence ATGAAAAACAATCTCCTTAAATTATCGATTGCTGTCGCCAGGTTTATCCTTGTATTAGATATTTTCCTGGCCGTGCTTCTAGTTTTCTTCATGATTGCCTGGCAAATAGATGTCAGCATTTTCGATTCTATTAAGATGGTTAATGATTCCAGCGTTTTCAAATTCCAGACAAGTCCGTCTGCTGAGGGCATTCCTTTAAGTGATTATGGAAACTTTTATTTCTACTTTACTTGTCTGAAAGCATTAATCATTACTGGAATAATTTATTTGGTACTCAAAATTGCCATACGCATTGTTAGATCGATTTCAAGTATTGAAACATTTAGAATTGAGAATGTAAAATCTTTTCGAAAAATGGGAAAGCTCTTTCTTCTTTGGTTTGGCATAGGCTTAGTATCGATTAAAGAAATAGAAAGTAGTATGCGACTAATCACAGAGCTTAACTTGCAATATGCTATCTGGGCTCTTATTTGTTTCATTCTCGCAGAGATTTTCTCCGAAGGAAATAAGTTACAGGAGGATCATAAACTAACGATATAA
- a CDS encoding CIA30 family protein, producing MINLSNSIILFDFDEKSKISSWQIVDDVVMGGRSNGNFSLSEEGHGVFSGEVSLENNGGFSSVRYRLDLEKVSPDGVIKIYLKGDEKDYQFRVKNDTRAYYSYIFPFQTSGEWEVIKIPLKEMYPSFRGRKLSGSNFTHNSIQEITFLIGNKKPQSFELLLDRIEIVN from the coding sequence ATGATAAACTTATCCAACTCGATAATCCTCTTTGATTTTGATGAAAAGTCAAAAATTTCTAGCTGGCAAATTGTCGACGATGTGGTGATGGGAGGCCGATCAAATGGGAATTTCTCATTGAGTGAAGAGGGTCATGGAGTTTTTTCTGGGGAGGTCTCTCTTGAAAATAATGGTGGGTTTTCGTCAGTAAGATATCGTTTGGATTTAGAAAAGGTATCACCAGACGGAGTGATAAAGATTTATCTAAAAGGTGATGAAAAAGACTATCAATTTCGAGTCAAAAATGATACTCGAGCATACTACTCGTACATATTTCCCTTTCAAACTTCTGGTGAATGGGAGGTTATTAAAATTCCACTCAAAGAGATGTATCCCTCCTTTCGAGGAAGAAAATTAAGTGGGTCAAACTTTACTCATAATTCTATTCAGGAAATCACTTTCCTTATCGGAAATAAAAAACCTCAGAGCTTTGAGTTGCTCTTGGATAGAATTGAGATTGTGAATTAG
- a CDS encoding UBP-type zinc finger domain-containing protein produces the protein MNFGSCEHIRNAERKESKAYECEECVKSSDRWVHLRTCQECGVTLCCDSSPNKHASSHAKSHEHPVVVSAEPGENWMYCYVHETLKDS, from the coding sequence ATGAATTTCGGATCATGTGAACACATCAGAAATGCAGAAAGAAAAGAATCTAAAGCTTACGAATGCGAGGAGTGTGTAAAGAGCAGTGACAGGTGGGTGCATCTTCGCACGTGCCAGGAGTGTGGAGTTACATTGTGTTGTGATTCTTCACCTAACAAGCATGCTTCCTCGCATGCAAAATCTCATGAACATCCGGTAGTAGTCTCAGCTGAACCAGGAGAAAATTGGATGTATTGCTATGTACATGAGACGTTGAAGGATTCTTAG
- a CDS encoding ATP-binding protein: MEVIDLLKKVPEFENVPAEQLKWMMDKSDCLTIKKGDYLFEPGSAIDKLLIVLDGSFTIKMPRKNQFQTVGTFEAPVISGMLPYSRADKARAFAEAKKESCVVSLHQSFFGDMIKECHELTTALVHTMSSRIRQFTKLEQQDDKMMALGKLSAGLAHELNNPSAAVVRSSKELSKHLKFLPDKFKAVIKIDMEDEDVDRVNNLLFDKINGGLREIKMMERSEKEDEMIEWLEKRKIDDPEELTDNFIDYGFEIKDLEVIGQTTPKWDYGAVFGWINQVMTTERLVGEIEDASQRINDLVLSVKSYTHMDQAPAKTETDLHVGISNTLTMLNHKLKDNRIEVQKEFDEQLPQPEVMPNAINQVWTNLIDNAIDAMEERESRVLTISTVKDGDFVKVKISDTGSGIPDDIRDKIFDPFFTTKPIGKGTGLGLENVQQIVKVQHNGTIDIKSKSGHTVFTVCLPIKAA; this comes from the coding sequence ATGGAAGTAATTGATCTATTAAAGAAAGTACCAGAGTTTGAAAATGTTCCAGCGGAGCAGTTGAAATGGATGATGGATAAAAGCGATTGCTTAACAATCAAAAAGGGTGATTACCTGTTTGAGCCAGGGAGTGCTATCGATAAGTTACTTATCGTATTGGATGGATCATTTACGATCAAAATGCCAAGGAAGAATCAGTTTCAAACAGTAGGAACTTTTGAAGCACCAGTCATATCAGGCATGCTTCCTTACTCCAGAGCCGATAAGGCCAGAGCTTTCGCTGAAGCAAAAAAAGAATCATGTGTCGTAAGTCTGCATCAGTCTTTCTTCGGTGATATGATAAAGGAATGTCACGAGTTGACCACAGCTCTTGTGCATACGATGAGTAGCCGTATAAGACAATTCACAAAGCTGGAGCAGCAAGATGATAAGATGATGGCACTCGGAAAGCTTTCGGCAGGTTTAGCACATGAACTAAACAACCCTTCTGCGGCGGTGGTGAGAAGCTCAAAAGAATTGTCAAAGCATTTGAAGTTTTTACCTGATAAGTTCAAAGCAGTCATAAAAATTGACATGGAGGATGAGGATGTTGATCGTGTCAATAATTTGCTTTTCGATAAAATCAATGGAGGTCTGCGTGAGATCAAAATGATGGAGAGGAGCGAGAAAGAAGATGAGATGATTGAGTGGTTGGAGAAAAGAAAGATTGATGACCCTGAAGAACTAACAGACAACTTTATAGACTATGGTTTTGAAATTAAAGATCTTGAGGTAATTGGGCAGACTACTCCTAAATGGGATTATGGAGCTGTTTTTGGCTGGATCAATCAAGTCATGACAACTGAAAGATTAGTTGGCGAAATAGAGGATGCCTCTCAGCGAATCAATGACCTTGTGCTTTCAGTAAAAAGTTATACGCACATGGATCAAGCTCCAGCAAAGACAGAAACAGATCTACACGTTGGTATCAGCAATACGCTAACCATGCTCAATCATAAGCTGAAGGATAATCGAATTGAGGTACAAAAAGAATTTGATGAGCAGCTCCCGCAACCGGAAGTAATGCCAAATGCCATTAATCAAGTCTGGACGAATCTCATTGATAATGCTATAGATGCGATGGAAGAAAGGGAAAGTAGAGTGTTAACCATTAGTACTGTTAAAGATGGTGACTTTGTAAAGGTTAAGATTTCGGATACTGGTTCAGGCATTCCTGACGATATAAGAGATAAAATTTTCGACCCCTTCTTCACCACCAAACCAATAGGTAAAGGAACGGGCCTTGGACTGGAAAATGTCCAACAAATCGTAAAAGTTCAGCACAATGGAACCATTGATATTAAATCAAAGTCTGGTCATACTGTATTCACTGTTTGTTTGCCAATTAAAGCAGCTTAG
- a CDS encoding DNA alkylation repair protein, producing MKVITKKGVVKEELEASLISFDRDDISPFVRGLHTRLLQAKIRFPLLEYCGVEIYDSISVDLHIEICDLIEQLKTIGGNVIIGIILQKRLTEYPDQSIEKATEYISMADAWYICDIIGERVYGYHFLNEPAYMRGKLDQLFQHENRWVIRSLGAGVHYAIKKGLDKSNVTFAFEHLIKRANSKDKEIRQGMGWAAKTTAKFHPDIIEAFSEKIDNEELVENWFRRKIKMGLDRYNYAQRN from the coding sequence TTGAAAGTCATTACCAAAAAAGGTGTAGTAAAGGAAGAACTAGAAGCTTCTTTGATCAGTTTCGATAGAGACGACATTTCTCCATTTGTAAGAGGACTGCATACACGTCTTTTACAAGCGAAAATTAGATTCCCACTTTTGGAATATTGTGGAGTAGAAATATATGATTCTATTTCTGTTGATTTACATATTGAAATCTGCGACCTGATTGAACAACTAAAAACGATTGGCGGAAATGTAATCATTGGCATCATCTTACAAAAAAGGCTTACAGAATACCCAGACCAGTCTATTGAAAAAGCAACTGAATATATCTCGATGGCTGATGCATGGTATATCTGTGATATCATCGGAGAACGTGTATATGGCTATCATTTTTTAAATGAGCCTGCTTACATGCGAGGAAAACTTGATCAACTATTTCAGCATGAAAATAGATGGGTCATTCGATCATTGGGTGCTGGTGTGCATTATGCCATTAAAAAGGGATTGGACAAATCAAACGTTACGTTTGCTTTCGAGCACCTAATCAAACGCGCAAATTCAAAGGATAAAGAGATAAGACAAGGGATGGGATGGGCTGCTAAAACTACCGCCAAGTTTCACCCCGATATCATCGAAGCATTCAGTGAAAAAATTGACAATGAAGAGCTAGTCGAAAACTGGTTTAGAAGAAAGATTAAAATGGGATTAGACAGATATAATTATGCCCAAAGAAATTGA
- a CDS encoding serine hydrolase, which produces MRFFTKILVLIIFISLETQAQKHKEFSVEGFILNAQTSAPIPYANIGILNTEIGTLSNEDGSFSIRILAKYTDQNIIFSSIGYEQKSITVNDIDLSKPLKILLKELVGKLEEVVVTSEKFEKQKEVFGNGKSLLLNGLTKGDTLYAGAAAALLIDKHQYPDLTYIQEASLYIARNKMPSFKVRMRLMAVDSTNGLKPGDDILFEQVVIQSSIKKGWLKFPLEKVHQIENDAFYLMFEWILNKEDRKYIHDVYEEYFNAYPENIRYDTTIVDGEVIMTNVLPRALAGTFFGITSSTKDLNSFLCYSRNHSFGEWDRLAHTLSAKIKIANYPLEPNSIERKTRELSITDSITQWAESFREEQNIPGLQLAVMKNDSLMYSNAFGYSDQLNKVKANPTTQFRIASVSKTLTSAGIMKLVSEGKVDLDESVREYVPTFPQKKYPIKVRQLLSHLGGIRDYYGVSWKDELFIQEHYNSSNEAISIFSNDSLVAEPGTQFVYSSFGYTLLGAIIESASDQSYLDYMSNEIWRPLKMSFTYGDIADSTMNDKSKFYFLTGEEASPYDLSYIYPSGGLVSTSEDLVKFGSMLLNGKLLDESSLDQTFNTQYTSKDEPTGYGLGWYLGKDSNDTKAWYHAGELPSSGSFVVIYPEHNLVITLLANSPIISEADDGFSDEIQRLGEIIYNH; this is translated from the coding sequence ATGAGATTTTTCACAAAGATTCTGGTTCTAATAATTTTTATCAGTCTAGAGACTCAAGCACAAAAGCACAAAGAGTTTTCAGTTGAAGGCTTTATTCTTAATGCTCAAACCAGTGCCCCAATTCCTTATGCTAACATTGGAATACTCAACACTGAGATTGGTACACTATCCAATGAAGATGGGTCCTTTTCAATCAGAATATTAGCAAAATATACAGATCAAAATATCATATTTTCGTCTATAGGGTACGAACAGAAGTCAATTACAGTAAATGATATTGATTTATCAAAACCACTGAAAATCTTACTTAAGGAATTGGTAGGAAAACTAGAAGAAGTTGTTGTGACTTCTGAAAAATTTGAAAAGCAGAAAGAGGTGTTTGGAAACGGAAAGAGTTTGTTACTAAATGGATTAACTAAAGGAGATACACTTTATGCAGGTGCTGCTGCCGCTCTATTGATTGATAAGCATCAATATCCTGATCTTACTTATATACAGGAGGCTTCCCTATATATAGCTAGGAACAAAATGCCGTCCTTTAAAGTGCGCATGCGACTGATGGCAGTGGATAGCACAAATGGATTAAAACCTGGCGATGATATTCTCTTTGAACAGGTGGTGATTCAATCTTCCATAAAAAAGGGATGGTTGAAATTTCCGTTAGAGAAAGTCCATCAAATAGAAAATGATGCTTTTTACTTAATGTTTGAGTGGATATTGAATAAGGAGGATAGAAAATATATACATGATGTCTATGAAGAGTATTTTAATGCATACCCGGAAAACATTCGATACGACACTACCATAGTTGATGGTGAAGTGATAATGACTAATGTATTACCAAGGGCTTTGGCAGGGACCTTTTTTGGAATAACTAGTTCAACAAAGGATTTGAACAGTTTTTTGTGTTATTCCAGAAATCACAGTTTTGGTGAATGGGACCGGCTAGCTCATACATTATCCGCTAAAATAAAAATCGCTAATTATCCGTTAGAGCCGAACTCGATAGAGAGAAAGACTAGAGAGTTATCAATTACGGATTCAATTACCCAATGGGCTGAATCATTTCGAGAGGAACAGAATATTCCTGGTTTGCAACTAGCTGTGATGAAGAATGATAGCCTGATGTATTCTAATGCATTTGGCTATTCCGATCAATTGAATAAGGTAAAAGCCAACCCTACTACTCAATTTAGGATTGCAAGTGTATCAAAGACATTGACCTCTGCCGGTATCATGAAACTCGTTTCAGAAGGCAAGGTTGATTTGGATGAATCAGTGAGGGAATATGTCCCAACATTTCCTCAAAAGAAATATCCAATAAAAGTCCGACAGCTTTTAAGCCACCTGGGAGGTATCAGGGATTACTATGGGGTAAGCTGGAAAGATGAATTATTTATTCAAGAGCATTATAACAGCTCGAATGAAGCCATTTCTATATTTAGCAATGATAGTTTAGTAGCAGAACCTGGGACTCAATTCGTCTACTCATCTTTTGGCTACACCCTTTTAGGAGCCATAATAGAAAGTGCTTCTGACCAATCATACCTTGATTATATGAGTAATGAAATTTGGAGGCCTCTGAAGATGAGTTTTACGTATGGTGACATTGCAGATAGCACAATGAATGATAAAAGCAAGTTTTACTTTCTGACAGGAGAAGAAGCTTCGCCATATGATTTGAGTTATATATATCCATCTGGAGGATTGGTATCAACTTCAGAGGATTTGGTCAAGTTTGGATCAATGCTATTGAATGGTAAACTGCTTGACGAATCTTCTCTCGATCAAACCTTTAACACACAATACACATCTAAAGATGAGCCCACTGGATATGGACTTGGTTGGTATCTTGGAAAAGATTCTAATGATACCAAAGCCTGGTATCATGCTGGAGAGCTCCCTTCATCAGGTTCCTTTGTTGTCATTTACCCTGAGCATAATCTTGTCATTACACTCTTAGCTAATTCACCAATAATATCTGAAGCTGATGATGGCTTTTCAGATGAAATACAAAGACTAGGTGAAATAATTTATAATCACTAA
- a CDS encoding pyruvate carboxylase, producing the protein MENQKIFKKIMVANRGEIAIRVLRAISELHVRSVAIYTHEDRYSLHRYKADEAYQIGVNEEPLKPYLDIEEIISVAKENEVDAIHPGYGFLSENVAFATRCREEGITFVGPAPEVMAQLGDKVMAKKVARAANVPVIEDNQEVLVDEKTAVKEADRIGYPVIIKAAAGGGGRGMRVVSDEKQLVKSFNEARSEAGKAFGDDTIFLEKYVENPKHIEVQILADNSGNMVHLYERDCSVQRRFQKVVEIAPSYGLKDETRYKLYEYALKIAGQVNYNNAGTVEFLVDPDENIYFIEVNPRVQVEHTITEEITGIDIVRSQLLIASGCELSHPQIFIRSQEDISTKGFAIQCRVTTEDPTNGFKPDYGTVIAYRSAGGFGIRLDAGNVYQGVKISPFFDSLLVKVTAKGRTLKGSAQRLHRALREFRVRGVKTNIGFLENVIYTKDFFEGRATVNFIDSHPELFEIKKSFDRGTKTLKYIGEVSVNGNPDVKSFDPTKTFRLPQPPALEKRALIPEGSRDLLKKLGREGFIDSIKKDPKIYFTDTTFRDAHQSLLATRFRTEDMMKVARSYAAENPEIFSLEMWGGATFDVSMRFLKESPWKRLQLMREAIPNILFQMLLRGSNGVGYTAYPDNLIEKFIEKSAENGMDIFRIFDSLNWIENMKVSIKSVRERTESLAEACICYTGELQDDDQKKYTLQYYLDMARQLEDEGAHMLAIKDMAGLLKPYSAEILVSELKKVVDMPIHLHTHDTSSIQSAMYLKAIESGVDIVDVSLASMSGLTSQPNFNSLVASLEYHERGRKMNMDSLNAHSTYFEDVREFYYPFESGLKAGTAEVYDHEIPGGQYSNLRPQAIALGLEHKFETIKKNYAAVNELFGDIVKVTPSSKVVGDMAMFMTANDLSAEDVMEKGGSLSFPESVIGFFKGDLGQPHGGFPENISNLILKNQKPMNGRANDNMESVDFDKEFAAFQKEYPEMDFEEFLSFKLYPKVFKEYYEHIQEYDEVTHLPTPAFFYGMKVGEEIMVEIGRGKNIIIELVGIIDPDEHGMRLVAFRLNGQIRRIAIRDKKVAVQHVSNRKAEADNEIGSPLQGKIGEIKVKEGDKISKDNVLFVIEAMKMETSVSSTQDGVVKKIYLKEGELVAQDDLVIEIG; encoded by the coding sequence ATGGAAAATCAGAAAATCTTCAAGAAAATCATGGTTGCCAATCGAGGCGAAATAGCTATTCGCGTACTGCGAGCAATCTCCGAGCTCCATGTACGATCAGTAGCTATTTACACGCATGAAGATCGTTATTCACTGCACCGATACAAGGCTGATGAGGCCTATCAAATTGGAGTAAATGAAGAACCATTGAAACCATATTTGGATATTGAAGAGATTATTTCTGTAGCAAAAGAAAATGAAGTAGATGCCATACATCCGGGGTATGGATTTCTCTCGGAGAACGTAGCTTTTGCTACTCGTTGCAGGGAAGAGGGTATTACGTTTGTCGGCCCAGCACCTGAAGTGATGGCCCAACTAGGAGACAAAGTGATGGCCAAGAAAGTAGCTAGAGCAGCAAATGTCCCCGTGATTGAGGATAACCAAGAAGTCTTGGTAGATGAAAAAACTGCAGTGAAAGAGGCTGATCGAATAGGTTATCCTGTGATTATAAAAGCAGCAGCTGGTGGTGGCGGACGTGGGATGCGAGTGGTTAGCGATGAAAAACAGTTGGTGAAATCCTTCAATGAAGCTAGATCTGAGGCTGGAAAGGCTTTTGGTGATGACACCATTTTTCTGGAAAAATATGTAGAGAATCCAAAGCATATAGAGGTACAGATACTTGCAGATAATTCGGGTAATATGGTTCACCTGTACGAACGAGATTGTTCTGTGCAGAGGCGATTTCAAAAGGTAGTAGAAATAGCACCCAGTTATGGATTAAAAGATGAGACTCGATATAAACTATATGAATATGCCTTGAAAATCGCAGGGCAGGTCAACTATAACAATGCAGGAACGGTAGAGTTTCTAGTAGATCCTGATGAAAATATTTATTTCATTGAGGTTAACCCTAGGGTACAGGTGGAGCACACCATCACTGAGGAGATTACAGGGATTGATATTGTACGTTCTCAGTTATTGATTGCTTCAGGTTGTGAACTTTCACACCCACAAATATTCATACGATCTCAGGAAGATATCTCTACCAAGGGATTTGCCATTCAATGTAGGGTGACAACTGAGGATCCGACCAATGGGTTTAAACCAGACTATGGTACCGTGATTGCGTATCGTAGTGCCGGCGGATTTGGGATTCGATTGGATGCGGGAAATGTCTATCAAGGGGTGAAAATCTCTCCGTTTTTTGATTCATTGTTGGTGAAGGTTACCGCAAAAGGCCGCACATTGAAAGGAAGTGCCCAGCGCCTACACCGAGCTTTGAGAGAGTTCAGAGTGAGAGGAGTAAAGACAAACATAGGTTTCCTTGAAAATGTGATCTATACAAAAGATTTCTTTGAAGGAAGAGCCACTGTAAACTTCATTGATAGTCACCCTGAATTGTTTGAAATCAAAAAGAGCTTTGATAGGGGAACTAAAACCTTAAAATACATCGGCGAAGTTTCAGTTAATGGAAACCCAGATGTTAAATCATTCGACCCAACAAAAACATTCAGATTGCCTCAGCCACCTGCGCTTGAGAAGAGGGCTCTAATTCCTGAGGGATCAAGAGATCTATTGAAGAAATTGGGAAGAGAAGGTTTTATAGATTCAATCAAGAAAGATCCGAAGATTTACTTTACGGATACCACATTCAGAGACGCACATCAATCACTCTTAGCTACCCGATTCAGAACGGAGGATATGATGAAGGTAGCTCGCAGTTATGCTGCTGAAAACCCAGAAATTTTTTCTCTAGAAATGTGGGGAGGAGCGACTTTTGATGTATCCATGCGTTTTCTGAAAGAAAGCCCATGGAAGCGATTGCAATTGATGCGAGAAGCTATTCCGAATATCTTATTTCAAATGCTATTGAGAGGGTCCAATGGTGTGGGGTATACAGCCTACCCAGACAATCTCATTGAAAAATTTATTGAAAAGTCCGCTGAGAACGGGATGGACATCTTCCGAATTTTTGATTCACTAAACTGGATCGAGAACATGAAGGTAAGCATCAAGTCCGTTCGCGAACGAACAGAATCATTGGCGGAAGCATGCATTTGCTATACTGGAGAACTTCAGGATGACGATCAGAAAAAATACACCTTGCAGTATTATCTAGACATGGCACGTCAGCTTGAAGATGAAGGTGCTCATATGTTGGCAATCAAAGATATGGCTGGATTGTTGAAGCCTTATAGTGCTGAGATACTTGTGAGTGAATTGAAGAAAGTAGTAGATATGCCTATTCACCTACATACGCATGATACATCATCTATTCAATCTGCGATGTATTTGAAGGCAATCGAGTCAGGGGTTGATATTGTGGATGTTTCATTGGCGTCTATGTCTGGGCTTACTTCTCAACCAAATTTCAATTCATTGGTTGCTTCACTTGAGTATCATGAGCGAGGTAGGAAAATGAATATGGACTCGTTGAATGCGCACTCAACTTACTTTGAAGACGTCAGAGAATTTTATTATCCATTTGAGTCAGGACTGAAAGCAGGGACAGCAGAAGTGTATGATCACGAAATTCCGGGAGGTCAGTATTCGAACCTACGGCCACAAGCCATTGCTCTGGGACTAGAGCATAAGTTTGAAACGATTAAGAAAAACTATGCAGCGGTAAATGAGTTGTTCGGGGATATTGTGAAGGTGACACCTTCCTCGAAAGTAGTAGGGGATATGGCTATGTTCATGACAGCCAATGATCTATCTGCTGAAGATGTGATGGAAAAAGGAGGGTCACTTTCTTTTCCAGAATCTGTCATTGGATTCTTTAAAGGAGATCTGGGTCAACCGCATGGCGGCTTTCCAGAAAATATTAGCAATCTCATCTTGAAGAACCAGAAGCCCATGAATGGAAGGGCCAATGATAACATGGAGTCGGTTGATTTTGATAAGGAATTTGCAGCCTTCCAAAAAGAATATCCAGAAATGGATTTTGAGGAGTTTTTGTCGTTCAAACTCTACCCAAAAGTGTTCAAGGAATACTACGAACACATCCAGGAATACGATGAGGTCACCCATCTTCCAACACCTGCATTCTTCTACGGAATGAAAGTAGGAGAAGAGATCATGGTAGAGATAGGACGAGGAAAAAACATTATTATCGAATTGGTAGGTATCATTGACCCGGATGAACATGGTATGCGATTAGTGGCTTTTCGCCTGAATGGCCAGATTAGAAGAATTGCAATAAGAGACAAGAAAGTAGCAGTTCAGCATGTCTCCAATAGAAAAGCAGAAGCGGATAATGAGATAGGTTCACCGCTGCAAGGAAAGATAGGAGAGATCAAAGTCAAAGAAGGCGACAAAATATCGAAGGATAATGTATTGTTTGTTATTGAAGCCATGAAGATGGAAACATCTGTTTCTTCAACTCAGGATGGAGTCGTGAAGAAAATATACCTAAAAGAAGGAGAACTTGTAGCACAGGATGATTTGGTGATTGAGATAGGTTGA
- a CDS encoding FAD-dependent oxidoreductase produces MKKPIILLVDDDPSVLKSVTRDVRSMYKSDYKILATESANEALDFLKDLKNRGEVVALFLSDQRMPDMLGVEFLEQAKKFYPEAKRILLTAYSDTEAAIKAINAVQLDYYLLKPWNPPEEKLYPILDDQLDAWQSSFFPDFDGIKIVGYQWSPKSHEIKDFLAGNLIPYQWLDIEVNEKGQELLEINNIGHKDLPAVFFEDGSYLTNPSMAEVGKKTGMSIQAKQEMYDVAVIGAGPAGLAAGVYGGSEGLNTLLIEKRAPGGQAGTSSRIENYLGFPNGLSGADLSRRAITQATRFGIEFLSPQEVADISVKDNYKIIRLKDGSVVNTKAVIITSGVDYRKHPAKGIDDFTGAGIYYGAATTEANACQDQDIYIVGGGNSAGQAAMYLSKFAKNVYIVIRKPDLSSSMSQYLINQIDETNNISVLGYTEITEVKGDERLEKVVLKNSSLNTTEEKEGTALFIFIGAKPMTDWIELDLIKDQRGFLETGPALIKYENFEKNWKLKREPFLLETCIPGIFAAGDVRAGAMNRVASAVGEGSMAIKFVHEYLANT; encoded by the coding sequence ATGAAAAAGCCGATTATTTTACTTGTAGATGACGATCCATCTGTTTTAAAGTCTGTGACTCGAGATGTTCGATCGATGTATAAAAGTGATTACAAAATTTTAGCAACCGAATCCGCGAATGAGGCACTTGATTTTTTAAAAGACCTTAAAAACAGAGGTGAAGTTGTGGCGCTCTTTCTTTCTGATCAGCGAATGCCTGATATGCTGGGTGTTGAATTTTTAGAGCAAGCTAAAAAATTCTACCCCGAAGCAAAGCGAATCCTTTTGACTGCATACTCTGATACAGAAGCAGCTATAAAAGCCATCAATGCGGTCCAATTAGATTATTATCTTCTTAAGCCATGGAATCCACCTGAGGAAAAGCTGTATCCAATTTTGGATGATCAACTAGATGCGTGGCAAAGTAGTTTTTTCCCTGACTTTGATGGAATAAAAATCGTCGGGTATCAATGGTCTCCCAAGTCTCACGAGATTAAAGATTTTTTAGCAGGTAATCTCATCCCATATCAATGGTTAGATATTGAGGTTAATGAGAAAGGGCAAGAGCTTTTAGAAATTAATAATATTGGCCACAAGGATTTACCTGCTGTTTTTTTTGAAGATGGATCCTATTTAACGAATCCTTCGATGGCTGAAGTAGGTAAGAAGACCGGAATGTCTATTCAGGCGAAGCAAGAAATGTATGATGTGGCTGTTATTGGAGCAGGTCCAGCTGGTTTGGCTGCAGGAGTTTATGGTGGATCAGAAGGATTAAATACGCTGTTAATAGAAAAACGAGCTCCAGGTGGGCAAGCAGGCACAAGTTCTCGGATAGAAAACTACCTAGGCTTTCCAAATGGACTTAGTGGGGCAGACCTTTCTAGACGAGCGATCACACAAGCTACGAGGTTTGGCATTGAATTCTTATCACCACAAGAGGTGGCTGATATTAGTGTCAAAGACAATTATAAGATTATAAGATTAAAAGATGGATCGGTAGTTAACACCAAAGCTGTCATTATCACAAGTGGGGTAGACTATAGAAAACATCCTGCAAAAGGAATTGATGACTTTACTGGTGCAGGCATTTACTATGGAGCTGCAACAACGGAGGCGAACGCATGCCAGGATCAAGATATATACATTGTTGGAGGAGGTAACTCTGCTGGACAGGCAGCCATGTACCTTTCCAAGTTTGCTAAGAATGTCTATATCGTAATTCGAAAACCAGACTTATCGTCAAGCATGTCACAGTACTTGATCAATCAAATTGATGAAACCAATAACATATCAGTTCTAGGTTATACCGAAATCACAGAAGTGAAAGGGGATGAACGTCTGGAAAAAGTAGTATTAAAAAACAGTAGTTTAAATACGACAGAGGAGAAAGAAGGTACCGCTCTCTTCATATTCATTGGAGCTAAGCCAATGACCGATTGGATTGAATTGGATCTTATTAAAGATCAGCGAGGGTTTTTGGAAACAGGCCCAGCTCTTATTAAATATGAAAATTTTGAAAAGAATTGGAAGCTAAAAAGAGAACCTTTTCTTCTAGAAACATGCATCCCCGGAATATTTGCAGCAGGAGATGTCAGGGCTGGAGCCATGAATAGGGTAGCATCGGCTGTAGGTGAAGGATCTATGGCCATTAAATTTGTTCATGAATATCTTGCCAATACTTAA
- a CDS encoding helix-turn-helix transcriptional regulator, producing MAIIVNLDVVMAKRKIRSKDLANRLGITEANLSILKTGKAKAMRFTTLEALCEALDCQPGDLLEYQK from the coding sequence ATGGCTATTATTGTGAATCTTGATGTAGTGATGGCCAAGCGCAAAATACGGTCAAAAGACCTTGCAAATAGGTTGGGAATTACTGAAGCCAACCTATCAATATTGAAGACGGGAAAAGCAAAGGCCATGCGCTTTACAACGTTAGAGGCGCTGTGCGAGGCACTAGATTGTCAACCAGGAGATCTTTTGGAATATCAGAAATAG